From a single Collimonas pratensis genomic region:
- a CDS encoding MBL fold metallo-hydrolase, which produces MASETLKAFDTALPIQYSTQRDGKFRNRQAMHKNGLRKTLRLLWRVIFEKPAGTVPARPIPVQAISTAQLLAAPDRSLFRLGHSTMLLKLRGAFWLTDPVFSERASPLQWIGPKRFHQPPISIAELPPIEGVILSHDHYDHLDHAAVLQLAGKTKHFLTPLGVGDTLIKWGIPAEKVQQLDWWQSTRVGGLQLAATPARHFSGRSLSDGNRTLWASWVILDDDLRLFFSGDSGYFDGFKEIGRRYGPFDLTMIETGAYDHDWPDVHMQPEQTLQAHLDLGGKHLLPVHNGTFDLALHLWQDPFERIVALAEEQGVAVSTPQMGEMLSVAAPEAGRRWWREQDAG; this is translated from the coding sequence ATGGCAAGCGAAACTCTCAAGGCCTTCGATACGGCCCTCCCGATTCAATATTCAACGCAGCGCGACGGCAAGTTCAGGAACCGCCAGGCTATGCACAAGAACGGTTTGCGCAAGACCTTGCGCTTATTGTGGCGCGTGATTTTCGAAAAGCCGGCCGGCACCGTGCCGGCGCGGCCGATCCCGGTGCAGGCGATCAGCACGGCGCAGCTGCTGGCGGCGCCGGACCGTTCGCTGTTCCGCCTCGGGCACTCGACCATGTTGCTCAAGCTGCGCGGCGCCTTCTGGCTGACCGACCCGGTGTTTTCCGAGCGCGCCTCGCCGCTGCAGTGGATCGGCCCCAAGCGCTTCCACCAGCCGCCGATCAGCATCGCCGAGCTGCCGCCGATCGAGGGCGTAATCCTGTCGCACGACCATTACGATCACCTGGACCATGCCGCCGTCCTGCAGCTGGCCGGCAAGACCAAGCACTTCCTGACGCCGCTGGGCGTCGGCGATACGCTGATCAAATGGGGTATCCCGGCCGAAAAGGTACAGCAGCTGGATTGGTGGCAAAGCACCCGGGTTGGCGGCTTGCAGCTGGCGGCGACGCCGGCGCGCCATTTCTCGGGACGCAGCCTGAGCGACGGCAACCGTACGCTGTGGGCCTCCTGGGTAATCCTGGATGACGATTTGCGCCTGTTCTTCAGCGGCGACAGCGGCTATTTCGACGGCTTCAAGGAGATTGGCCGGCGCTATGGCCCGTTCGACCTGACCATGATAGAAACCGGCGCCTACGACCATGACTGGCCGGATGTCCACATGCAGCCCGAACAGACTTTGCAAGCGCATCTGGACTTGGGCGGCAAGCATTTGCTGCCGGTGCATAACGGCACTTTCGACCTGGCCCTGCATCTGTGGCAAGACCCGTTTGAGCGCATCGTTGCCCTCGCTGAGGAGCAGGGGGTGGCGGTCAGCACGCCGCAGATGGGTGAAATGCTAAGCGTTGCGGCGCCAGAGGCCGGGCGGCGCTGGTGGCGCGAGCAGGATGCAGGCTGA
- a CDS encoding DUF2157 domain-containing protein — protein MNARSILDHWQDSGELDQAGYRRALLALHLAPDTERWRQLAARLLLVGGALCLLAGVLMAFASNWLTWPRLMRVGIAEAGWLALLAWAFFARPDSDGRRWALFAVAAMSGIWLAVIGQTYQTGADTWQLFALWAALALPWALLANFAPLWGLWIVIVSLALQLWLPHAPWRPALSAWSLFDEINLPLIGFWLAALALAERLQSAAAPWTARILPRLLGLALALLLTVQASMVLAGEHQHVFNLSSSTSGAVIVSLWLACVLAALYFYLRRRDLLLLALPLFSVWVAVLAWVVGAAHGDDWLYPVSILAIAGLGLIGWWLHGRNQAWQAAPLPALTEAAQ, from the coding sequence ATGAATGCACGCAGCATTCTTGATCATTGGCAGGACAGCGGCGAACTCGACCAGGCCGGCTACCGGCGCGCGCTGCTGGCGCTGCACCTGGCGCCTGATACGGAACGCTGGCGCCAACTGGCCGCCCGCTTGCTGCTGGTCGGCGGCGCGCTGTGCCTGCTGGCCGGCGTCTTGATGGCATTCGCGTCCAACTGGCTGACCTGGCCGCGCCTGATGCGGGTCGGCATCGCCGAAGCCGGCTGGCTGGCGCTGCTGGCCTGGGCTTTCTTCGCCCGGCCCGACAGTGACGGGCGACGCTGGGCCTTATTTGCTGTGGCCGCCATGTCCGGCATCTGGCTGGCGGTGATCGGACAAACCTACCAGACCGGCGCCGACACCTGGCAGCTGTTTGCGCTATGGGCAGCACTGGCCTTGCCATGGGCGCTGCTGGCCAATTTCGCGCCGCTGTGGGGATTGTGGATCGTCATCGTATCGCTGGCGCTGCAACTGTGGCTGCCGCATGCGCCTTGGCGTCCGGCGCTGTCGGCCTGGAGCCTGTTTGATGAAATCAACCTGCCCTTGATCGGCTTCTGGCTGGCAGCACTGGCGCTTGCCGAACGGCTGCAAAGCGCGGCCGCGCCATGGACCGCGCGCATCTTGCCGCGCCTGCTGGGATTGGCGCTGGCGCTGCTGCTGACCGTCCAGGCCAGCATGGTGCTGGCTGGCGAGCATCAGCATGTCTTCAACCTGTCGTCGTCCACCAGCGGCGCCGTGATCGTGAGCTTGTGGCTGGCTTGCGTGCTTGCCGCGCTCTATTTTTATTTGCGGCGGCGTGATCTGTTGCTGCTGGCGCTGCCTTTGTTTTCTGTCTGGGTCGCCGTGCTGGCCTGGGTGGTTGGCGCCGCCCATGGCGACGACTGGCTGTATCCGGTTTCGATACTGGCGATTGCCGGCCTCGGCCTGATCGGCTGGTGGCTGCATGGCCGTAACCAGGCATGGCAGGCAGCGCCGCTGCCTGCGCTAACGGAGGCCGCGCAATGA
- a CDS encoding MarR family winged helix-turn-helix transcriptional regulator translates to MKNPLHEALLDLVGVFNRPQPDHMLLQRANVTLDRALFPLLIRIGMRGPIGVVELAELVGRDHSTVSRQVAKLEELDLVVRSPSKLDQRVKEAVVTKAGGRMVEQIGAARNKIFEEALADWSAKDRAELTRLVRKLADAAIGFTSR, encoded by the coding sequence ATGAAAAATCCTCTACACGAAGCGTTGCTGGACCTGGTCGGCGTATTCAACCGTCCGCAACCTGATCACATGCTGCTGCAGCGCGCGAATGTCACGCTTGACCGGGCTTTGTTCCCCTTGCTGATCAGAATCGGCATGCGTGGCCCTATCGGCGTGGTCGAACTGGCCGAACTGGTGGGGCGCGACCATTCCACAGTCAGCCGCCAGGTCGCCAAACTGGAAGAACTGGATCTGGTGGTGCGCAGCCCGAGCAAGCTCGATCAGCGGGTCAAGGAAGCGGTGGTGACCAAGGCTGGCGGCCGCATGGTGGAGCAGATCGGTGCAGCGCGTAACAAGATATTCGAAGAGGCGCTGGCAGACTGGAGCGCCAAGGACCGGGCCGAACTGACGCGGCTGGTGCGCAAGCTGGCGGATGCGGCAATCGGCTTTACCAGCAGATAG
- a CDS encoding FAD-dependent oxidoreductase yields the protein MSNRHNPETTEVLIVGAGAAGLVLALDLARRGVQFRLVEKLEAPFAGSRGKGLQPRSMEIFEDLGVLGDLLASGNPYPPVHSYDGSQVKVSAISQARSPTPAEPHVIPLMLPQWRTEEILRAHLQAAGHAPEFGVELTGFAQDADGVTASLNTRTGEQQIRARFLIGCDGGRSFVRRALDISFPGESTSQRAIVADLRVDKLSRDAWHQWPKAEGGHLALCPLPGGDTFQMTAALAEGEEADLSDENIHALIRQRSGLADLVLHPPLWRSVFGVSARLAERYRVGRVFITGDAAHIHPPTGGQGLNTSIQDAYNLGWKLAAVLHGAPDALLDTYEAERRPIAADMLRLSMGYLKAMQENRPMQRGRDAQQLDLAYRDSVLTQELRAAPGDLRAGDRAPDARLHDPQDGVVRLFDILKGPHFTLLAYQSEAPEIHHRFNAIDIAVKTVRAADAERVADLADVDNHLRDAYGLRAGQLVLVRPDAYVALIADARDSEALARYLTHWLGTQGN from the coding sequence ATGAGCAATCGTCACAATCCTGAAACAACCGAGGTACTGATCGTTGGCGCCGGTGCAGCAGGCCTGGTGCTGGCGCTAGACCTGGCACGGCGCGGCGTGCAGTTCCGCCTGGTGGAAAAGCTGGAGGCGCCGTTTGCCGGTTCGCGCGGCAAGGGCTTGCAGCCGCGTTCCATGGAAATCTTCGAAGACCTGGGCGTGCTCGGCGATTTGCTGGCCAGCGGCAATCCCTATCCTCCGGTCCACTCTTACGATGGCAGCCAGGTAAAGGTCAGCGCCATCAGTCAAGCGCGCTCGCCGACACCCGCTGAGCCGCATGTCATCCCTTTGATGCTGCCGCAATGGCGCACCGAAGAAATCCTGCGCGCACATTTGCAAGCAGCCGGCCATGCCCCGGAATTCGGTGTTGAGCTGACTGGATTCGCGCAGGATGCAGACGGCGTTACCGCCAGCCTGAACACGCGCACCGGCGAGCAGCAAATACGCGCCCGCTTCCTGATCGGCTGCGACGGCGGCCGCAGCTTTGTCAGACGCGCGCTGGACATCAGCTTTCCCGGCGAAAGCACAAGCCAGCGCGCCATCGTCGCCGATCTGCGCGTAGACAAGCTGTCCCGCGATGCATGGCATCAATGGCCGAAAGCAGAAGGCGGCCACCTGGCGCTATGCCCGCTGCCGGGCGGCGATACTTTCCAGATGACAGCGGCGCTGGCGGAGGGAGAAGAAGCGGACTTGTCGGATGAGAACATCCACGCCTTGATCCGGCAACGCAGCGGCCTCGCCGACCTTGTCCTGCACCCTCCGCTCTGGCGTTCAGTGTTCGGCGTCAGCGCCAGGCTGGCGGAGCGCTACCGCGTCGGCCGTGTCTTCATCACCGGCGACGCCGCGCATATCCACCCGCCCACCGGTGGACAAGGCTTGAACACCAGCATCCAGGATGCTTACAACCTTGGCTGGAAACTGGCGGCGGTGCTGCATGGCGCGCCAGACGCCTTGCTCGACACCTACGAAGCGGAGCGCCGTCCGATCGCAGCGGACATGCTGCGCTTGAGCATGGGCTATCTGAAAGCCATGCAGGAAAACCGCCCGATGCAGCGCGGACGCGATGCTCAGCAACTGGACCTGGCCTACCGGGATTCTGTGCTGACGCAGGAGTTGCGTGCCGCACCTGGCGACTTGCGCGCCGGCGACCGCGCGCCGGATGCCCGCTTGCATGATCCGCAGGACGGCGTGGTGCGCCTGTTCGACATATTGAAGGGCCCGCATTTTACGCTGCTGGCATACCAGTCGGAAGCGCCTGAAATCCACCACCGATTCAACGCGATCGACATCGCCGTCAAAACTGTCAGGGCAGCCGATGCGGAGCGCGTTGCAGACTTGGCCGATGTGGATAATCATTTGCGCGACGCCTATGGATTGCGCGCCGGGCAACTGGTATTGGTGCGTCCCGACGCTTACGTGGCGCTGATTGCCGATGCGCGCGACAGCGAGGCCTTGGCGCGCTATCTCACGCACTGGCTGGGAACGCAGGGAAATTAG
- a CDS encoding GFA family protein: protein MKLKGSCHCGAVRFSLDSATPYPYQRCYCSICRKTQGGGGYTINIGGDASTLKVSGSDDVSVYHAKLKRKGERRVHTSTAQRHFCRRCGSALWLFSPEWPELVHPFASAIDTPLPIPPEHTHLLLAYKAPWVEVKAGRKDKQFAEFPRESLADWHERLGLLDAD from the coding sequence ATGAAACTCAAAGGATCCTGCCATTGCGGCGCCGTCCGCTTCAGCCTGGACAGCGCCACGCCCTACCCTTACCAGCGCTGCTACTGCTCGATCTGCCGCAAGACCCAGGGCGGTGGCGGCTACACCATCAATATCGGCGGCGACGCCAGCACGCTCAAGGTGAGCGGCAGCGACGACGTCAGCGTCTACCACGCCAAACTCAAGCGCAAGGGCGAGCGCCGGGTCCATACCAGCACTGCGCAAAGGCATTTTTGCCGGCGCTGCGGCAGCGCCTTGTGGCTGTTCAGCCCGGAATGGCCGGAGCTGGTGCATCCGTTCGCCTCGGCTATCGATACGCCGCTACCGATACCGCCTGAGCATACCCACCTGCTGCTGGCCTACAAAGCGCCGTGGGTGGAAGTCAAGGCCGGCCGCAAGGATAAGCAGTTCGCCGAATTCCCGCGTGAATCGCTGGCGGACTGGCATGAGCGGCTGGGGCTGCTCGATGCGGATTAA
- a CDS encoding AraC family transcriptional regulator, which produces MHPPSEHFQEIVEIIGRHAPADSEYATAIGNLFFNRRSSPTQPLHVSQWPCFAMVAQGAKSIMLGADTFDYGVGQFLLVSLDLPVVSRVTQASPQLPHLGLGMAIDGATLADLMSRIALPASTVATDRRLGVAVNTASADLLEATLRLLRLLDRPADIPALAPLIEQEILYHVLTGPCGAQLLQIATADSPGNKIARSIGWLKSNYSEQLRMAELAERVGMSVSSLHHHFKAVTAMTPVQYQKQLRLHEARRLMLVDQLDVGTAGYRVGYQSPSQFSREYGRLYGMPPQRDVERLRKTATA; this is translated from the coding sequence ATGCATCCGCCATCTGAACATTTCCAGGAGATCGTCGAGATCATCGGCCGCCATGCACCGGCCGACAGCGAATACGCGACCGCGATCGGCAACCTGTTCTTCAACCGCCGCTCCTCCCCCACCCAGCCTCTGCATGTCAGCCAGTGGCCTTGCTTCGCCATGGTCGCCCAAGGCGCCAAAAGCATCATGCTGGGGGCCGATACTTTCGACTACGGCGTCGGCCAGTTCCTGCTGGTGTCGCTCGACCTGCCAGTCGTGTCGCGCGTCACCCAGGCCAGCCCGCAGCTGCCGCACCTGGGCCTGGGCATGGCGATCGACGGCGCCACGCTGGCCGACCTGATGAGCCGGATCGCGCTGCCGGCCAGCACCGTCGCCACTGACAGACGGCTAGGCGTGGCCGTCAACACGGCATCGGCAGATTTGCTGGAGGCGACCCTCAGGCTGCTCAGGTTGCTGGACCGGCCGGCGGATATCCCAGCCCTGGCGCCGCTGATCGAGCAAGAAATCCTGTATCACGTGCTGACCGGCCCGTGCGGCGCGCAACTGCTTCAGATCGCCACGGCCGACAGTCCCGGTAACAAGATCGCCCGCTCCATCGGCTGGCTCAAATCCAACTACAGCGAGCAGCTGCGCATGGCGGAACTGGCGGAGCGCGTAGGCATGAGTGTCTCGTCGCTGCACCATCACTTCAAGGCGGTCACCGCCATGACGCCTGTGCAATACCAGAAACAGCTGCGCTTGCATGAAGCCAGGCGGCTGATGCTGGTCGACCAGTTGGATGTAGGAACTGCGGGTTACCGCGTGGGATATCAGAGCCCATCCCAGTTCAGCCGCGAATACGGCCGGCTTTACGGCATGCCGCCGCAGCGGGATGTAGAGCGTCTCAGAAAAACAGCGACAGCATGA